The stretch of DNA CTCTGGGGACACTCAAACGTGCGTCTGCATCCTCCTCTGAAGTGGCCGGCTGGGGTCGGAATTTTGGGACGACGACTGGGAGTGATGCGAGGAGGACGCGGAGGCTTTGCTGGCCTTGTCGAAGGGGACGTAGGCGTCCTGCTTGCCGCCGCCACCGCTGCTGACGCTGCTGTCACACTGCGTGTCCAGGAAGGAGCTGCTGTCGCTCATGGAGCCGCGCTGGAACTCGCGCTCGCACAGCTCGATGGAGCTgctgcccacccccagcaccaACCGCTGCCCGTAGTCGAAGAGGCGGCTCTGCCCGCTCAGCGTGCTGTAGATGTTGGTGAAGGACATCCCGGTGGGGACACGCTGCTTGGGGACACCGCCGGCCCGCAGGTCACCCCCCCCCCGGGACGCCCGACAGCGAGATGCTGGGGGTGGAGTGATGCTCCTTGAAGGTGTTGACGCTGTAGTAGCCGTTGGTGGGGTCCTGGCGAGGGGGTAAAAGTGGGTGTTGGGGGACACTGGGTAGGGGGACATAAGGTTTTGGGGGTGCCCACCTGCTATGTGTACCCCGGTGTGTGGGGCACCCGCTTGGTGATGGGTGAGGATGTTGCCAACCCCTCCTGTCAGCAGATCTTGTGCCTCCAAATTGGGGCAGAAGGGGACATTTGGGATAGTTAACCCCCAAAACATTTGGGAAGAAGGGGATATGGGGGATGGTTCCCCCCCCCAATTGGGGTAAAAGGGGACATGGGCACCCCTTGGACCCCTAAATCAAAGCAGAGGGGGACGTGGGTGCCACTTAACCCCCACCGAAACTGGAGCTTTAGGGGACATGGGTGCCATCCCCCCCAAATGGGGCCTGAAGGGGACATGGGTGTCATGCCCTCCCCCaaatcaaagcaaaagggaaCTTGGGTGACGTTTACCCCCCCAGATCGGGACAGAAGGGGACCTGGTGTGGCTTCGAGCCCCCTCCCAGGCTTGGGGACAGACTGGGGGGGTTTGGGGCCGTGTCCCCAAGGTCCATCTCACCTTCAGGTTCTGAaactccttctcctcctccttgaGCACCTCAAGCTGCTTCAGCACCGAGTCCTGCGGGAACTCCCCCCGCTCCAGCTGCCAAAGGACACGGCGGGGACAGGGGGGTGTGTAGCAGCACCGCTGTcaccccctgtcccctccccagtgctctgttcccccctccccagccacccAGAGATATCACCCACCAGTCACATTAAGGGACATGCCCAAGGCCGTCCTGGGGGGTGGTGTCAGAGACGAGTGGCCGCCCAAAAGCCGCATCATTTCCCGGGttaaaaaactgtatttaaCCCCCTTTTTAGGACTAAAAAGGCCAAAGTGAGGTGCAAAGTGAATAATTTAATCTTCCTTTCCATCCTGAACTGAACCTTAATTACCCTTCCTGCAGCAAGGTGGGGCTGTGCAGAAGGAGATCAATTATCAACCGATTTCTCAGCCTTTTTATATTCTCCCATATTTTTCACACGGGGATCACAGCACCAAAATCCCCTTTTATTACCcaacttttctgcctttttaaatccccccctttctttttaaatgtttgtagAAATTCACCCTCCAGCAATTTAGGTTCATCTCCCACAAGCCTTTGATACAGCTGGTAAATGAGATAAATTAACGCACCTGAGTTtctctaggggaaaaaaacacccccaaaaatcCCTTAACAGCCATTGATTTCTCATGATAAACACAAGCGTCACTGGGGATTAAATTCAGGGTAAATAaatagttgggttttttttgctctgCCTCTTCACACCACCCAAAAAAACCACCGGGATTTCCCTTCTGGGAGAGgtttttaatcaaataaatatcgtcctttattttcctgcatCATTTCCATCTGTATTGAAAAGTGCTCAGCACCTTCCTGCGAAATCTgtctctaaaaaaaaatcacctaaaGAAGTCCTTATATTGTCACTTTTTACGGCCGCtcgcctttctttgccatttttgtcCCTTCTTTTTGTCACTAGCAAAACCAAATTGGGGCTGAGGTGTGGGGAATGGTGCTGAGAAGAGCGGCTGGGCTCCAACTGAatgttttggggatttttttgggaTTTTCCATGATCTGAATCATCACATCTTGccctgtctgtgtccccagagGGTCCCAAGTGTCCCCAAAGGGACCTGAGGAACCCCAGAGGGTCTTGAATGTCCCCCAAAGGGTCTCGGGCAGCCCTGAAGGGTCCCAAGTATCACCAGCGGATCCAGAATAACCCTGCAGGGTCCTAATTGTCCTCAGAGGGTCCCGAATGTCCCCAGAGGATCCCAAGGGTCTCTGGAGGAtcccaagtgtccccagaggATCCCTGAAGGAGCCCGTGTCCCTGGAGGATCCTGAGTGTCCCAAAGGGTCCAAGCATCCCCGGAGGGTCTGGAGTGTCCTCAAAtggtcacaaacacccctggaggaTCCAGAACGTCCCCAGATTGAATGTTTTGGGGATTTTCTGGGGATTTTCCACGATCTGGATCATCAAATCTTGCCCTGTCTGTGTCCTTTGTGCACAGGACGGTGACACCCCcaggttattattattatcatcattacTATTCCAGCCACAGGTGTCGCCAGCTTGCACCCACATATGTTAATTTTCACACTTAAAATTCAACTTATGGCTTCTCAACAGCGAGTTTTTTTGGAAGAGCATCTCGAGGCGGGGTTACGGCACCAAATACCGCGGGTTTCGTTACCTGGAGGGAAAGGGGATCCTTACCATGAGCTGCTTGATGGTGGGATGCTCGTCCGGCTCCCTGCCGGCCACTGGCTCCTTGTGCACGATCTCCACGCGGATGTCGTTCTTGGCGGACACCACCCCCTTGAGATCTGCGCCCCAAATTAAAGACAAAGTCAATTAGCAGAGAAACAAATGCTGGAGCATCCTCAACAAAATTAAGCCCAGCTCAGCAAGGGCATCCGAGAAACATGGGGGTGATGTTGGCGTCGCCGCGCGGATGCTCCGCGTTTTAATGCCTTTGTATTTCTCATGAGGGATGTTGCAGCTATTCCCCAATCCCCAAGAAAATCCTTCCCCAGCTTTGGGGTTCAGCTGCATATGGACAAACCCCCtcaaaatgaagaaagacgtagCAAAGGCTTTGGGGGTGATAAAATCATTGAGAATACTTTGGGAGCGACTCTCTGTGTCCCCTCAAGGTGTCAGGCCTGATTTGAACAAGTCGTTCGAGccaaaattaaaccaaaaaaggagcagaaatggCCATGCAAATCCcagctgaaaaagcaaaagaaggatGTGAGCTCTAAAACATCTCAGCTTTTAAGCCGGGCTTAAGTCTCCGTGCTGGCTCTTGCCTCCCCAGGCCCAAAATCACCTtaaattgctgtttttttcacatCTACCTCCAGCCAAAGGAACTGCGGTGCCCTCCAATCTCAGCCTAGCAAAGCCTGGGCTGGGTTTCTCTCTAAACCCGGCTGAATCACACAGCTCCAGCCTGGGATTAATCCATCCCAGTGTCCCCTGCTGTCACCCATGGACATTTCCAAATCTCAGGGTGCAACCAAGCAAACTCAATACCGATTTTCTTACATTATTCTTCTTTCTAGGACCACATCCCTCTGTATATAACCAAGGAGAAGCTGATCACTGCCCGGCATGTCCCCTCCCAGGAGTGCTTCCCCCAAATAACTCCGGGCCTTTAAGTCACCGAAGATACAACAACAGATGTgcagtaaaatatatatatatacatatatatatttataatgtttttttccttttccaaagccTCTGGGCTCCATGCGGCTGCACCTGGTGGTgacaaagaaatggaagaaaaatgcctttttaaccCAATTCACCCCATGAATTCCAGGGATGTCCAGTCCTAGAAGGGCAAGTCCAGCTTTTTCCCCCAGTtaatgccctttttttttcttccttccattttattttgccagtcattctcttttcatttcccAGCGTCTATTCAATGAGGCAATTTGATGCCACCTCCCTCTCTACCTGCATCTCTAAAATCACTTCAATTTGTGCTCCCTGACTTCACCCCCCCCACCATGTCCTGCACCAAACCATTGCGATCTCCCAcctggaaatatatatatatatatatatatatttattgaGAAGAGGGTAGTAAACCAACGAGTGGACAAGGAGGAGGGTTTTTAAGCCCCGTGAAGGTTTTTCTCCCTCCTGGACATCGCGGTTCCTCCGAGCGGTGGCCAAAGAGCAAATCCCCACACTGAAATTCAACCTCTAGTTTATATGTCCTGGAACCCCAAATTTTAGCCCCGAAGGGACCTGGTTGGGGCGGGGGGTGGTGGTGACACTTACTCCGCTGGGAGCGGGCGCAGCAGAAGGCGACGATGGTGGCCATGAGCACCAGGACGGCCACGCCAGCCCCCACGGCCACCCCGATGATCACGGCCATCGGCACGGCCTCTGTGGGAGGAAGAACAACCAATGTTAAGCTGGGATTAAGGTCGGAAAAGAGGTTTTCCCCTGCAAAGAACCCACCCCCGGCTACTGGGGGGACGTTTGGGGACAATCGCCAGTGCCCCGGAGCCAGCAGAGCAACCGCCCTCGTTAGCACCCTGTTGATGACTGAGTAATTAAAGGATGAAAAGTGCCAAAAGATGGTGAGTTAATATTATGGAGAGAAATGGCATTGAtgagagggagggatggagcagGAATTCTGCGTTTGTGCCCTTTTGATTACAATAAATTTGCATTTGGGATTTTGGACGGTGGCTCAGCCAGCAAATCGGATTTATTTGCACAGATTTGGGTGTTTTCTCCTGTCTTGCAAATggaatttcaggaaaaatggGTGTGGAGCGGTGCTTGTCTTCCCTCCTCACCTGTTCGGATGGGGGACACGAATGTTGGACCATAGGGACCTGCCTGGTGGCAAATAAATGGTGTGGGGTGAGTTCAGCCTCTTCTGATCTAAAAAGAGCCTTTAAGCCTGGCTTAGATTGTTGTTTCGAGCGATTTGCTCTGTGGTTTATGCTGATGTTTTCCAGCTTTAGGAATTTTCTGGCTGGTGCTTTGATGTGCCACTTGTCACCAGACCCATGTGGCACCGGTAGATCCGAAAAACCAAATTCCATGGGTGAAAAGGCAAATTAATCGCCTTGAGTGATTAAGCTCAGGCTGGAGCTTGGGCAGTAGGTGCTGGAGCTGGTTCTAGCCACGTCACCCTAAATCCAGCATCTTCCAACACGCCAACAAGAAGAAATAGGGATTTTTCTTCACCGGGTGATGTGTCATGGGCTGTTTTTTGGGAATAGAGAGCGAAAGGGTGAGGAGACAGGAGCAGGTGGTGATGGGGATGAAGGTGATGGAGAATCATGCAGGAAAAAGGGCTGGGATGGACAAAAATCAAGGCGCTGGTGACAGGGACCTGGTGCCGAGGAGCGGTTTGGCCTTGGCTCTGGCACAGAGGATGAGGAAGGCACGAGGGCGCTGCGTCCCGCAGCATcgacccccaaatcccccaaaACACCGTGGATGCCGAGCCAAGCTGATGTCTGCGAATGACCCTGGAAACTTCTACTGCTCCctccttttttaaatttatttttccccttttttgtggtcttttttttgcagctttttaaggtgctgcctgccctgccgggccAGGAGGAGGCCGCCGGGTCCTCGGCTGTGACAAACGGCTGGGGACAAATTCACATTCACCCATCAGCTCAGGATTTTGTTagtattggttttgttttccgtACCTGCTTGAATACCAGCTCCTGATTTCATTTCCGTACCtgtttgaaaataaagcaagtgtCCACAGCCTCGCAACAGCCCAAGCGCACACGTCTTCCAAGCGCGGGGGTGTCCCCATGAAGGGGACGTCACCTGCCACCCTACGGCATCCTCAGCCGCCCTACAGTGTCCCCAGCCACCCGACGGTGTCCCCCTGCCCAGGGGCAGGGATGTCCCCTCGCATTCCCTCGCAGGGATGCTTGGAGCCAGTAACCGACTTGGATGCCATGTCACCTTCCGTGGGGACACGGGTTTGTCACCAAGCGCTCCCGGCCGCCTGGCAGCCGACCTGGAACGAACCCCTGGCTCTTGTTTGCGTTGGAAGGAGCCCAAGGCTAATTTTTAAGGGGTTCATTTAGCTCTGATTTAATCTGGACCGCAGCCTCTGCCTATAAATCATGGCTTAATGAGAACAATCCACCTGCCTGCCCTGGCATTTAATAAAATCAGAGAGAACTGGACGCTCTCCAGGAGCTACGAGTTTCTCACAAATCCATCTCCCTCCCTTGCCATTGAGTGGAAACCCCCTGGTCATCCCCTGGGTGGGAAAAACACTTTGTCACCAGCCCAAAAAACCTCCCTACCGCTCGCTCCCAATGCTGCGGAGCAGCAGGATTTGGTAGGAGAGGTTGTTCCTGTGTCTCTGAGGTTTGAAATGATCCTCCAGTTTCAGCAGAACAGGCAGAAATGGGACGATACCATCTCAAACTGAGACTTTGCAGTGCTCGTCCCATGTCCCAATCCTCTGCCAAGACCAGGCACCCCAAGGATGCATCTATCACAGTCGGAGAATCCTCACCATCCTTCctaatttccattttccatcccaaaattgctttttctgacCCTCTCGCAGCATCTCCCCGGTTCCTGCTGCCCACCTTGTTCTTTGAGCCGGATGATCTCGGTGTCGGAGCCAAAGCTGTTCCAAGCGGTGCAGTTGTAAATGGTTTGGAAATCGGCCCGCACGATGTTGCTGATAGTCAACGTGGAGATGACACCCTCATCCGTGCTCACCGTCTCCACCGTGTAGCGCCCAGAGGTCCCTGACTCCAGGACGTTCTCCTTCCAGGACCAAGCCTGCCGAGAAAGCGAGGGGTCAACCCAGGGAAAGGTTTGCCCCACATTGGGAGCCAGAAATTGCACAAGACGCCCATTATGTGCCCCATAGGTGCTACTCACGATTCGGTCGGGTGGCGGGGTGCTGCGGATGAAGCACTTGATCTGCCCTTTTTGGCCGTGGAGGGCGTGTTGCGTCTGGGTGCTGGAAATGATGGGTGGCCCTgcaaagagaggagagggaggttGGCATCTCACACGGGTAACAGAGACACCAAGGGACATTGGGGTCTCTCTTTGAGGGGGAGGGATGGAGGACGAGATCCtacagctttgctttttgctcCTTTTCTGCAAACCCACCCCAAAAGCACCAGCACCAACCCCATTTTTGGCGTTGGATGGTGACTAAGCCACCCCGCAGGAATCTCCTCGGTGAACTTGGCCTCCAAGGGATATTTGCTCCAGAAGCAATGAGAGATTCCAGCCCCCCTTGTGTTCCTCTTCTGCACTCTCTCAGATTTCTTAATTAACCGCCCACCCTGCCCCAGGATCACCCCAAAATCTGGCATCATAATTACTCATTATTCACCTctttaattaaaacatattCTGCTGGGGACAAGTGCAGTTGGGTCCTGAGTCCTGGTCTCTGGGATGGTTGGAATGGGAGAGTTTTCTCATCCTCCCATCAATCCGTCCTTTGTGGATTGGAGAAATTTTGCCCATTTTGAGGCATTCCTTTAAGTCtaagggatttggggtgaagtGAGGAGAAATGATCAGTCCAGGTGTTCCTGACTGATTCTCATCCAAATTGCCCATTTATTGACGGAGCTCACAAAAATGGACCAAACAATATGTTCTTCTAAGCTTCTTGGCTAAGGAAACGTGTGGTGCATTATCCTCCTGCCCTGATGAACCCAAAGCCAAGAGCAGTGATGGGATCTGTAGGCCAGgtctaaataataataataataataataataataataataataataataataaaccccatcttctttctattttaacaGTTGTATGTCACTTATAAATCCTGGAGGCTCTCCAAGACTGGGTGATGGCTCAAGAAAAATGGCTTAATAATCATTAAAAGTCTCATTTTCCCCAAGGAGAGCAGATTTTAAATGACATGAATGCCAATGGCTTTGAGTTTTATTATTGCTTTAGGAGTTCCGAGTTGAGGGCTTATCATCATGATAACAGCAGACGACTAAAAGACCATTTTTGAAATGAACATGCCCAGAAATAACAGCACCAAGTTACAGCCTCCACCAGGCTCTGGCTCCGTATGATCTTGGCGTGACACAGCCCACGGGCaggaaaaaaggctttaaaCGACGTTGCTATGGATATAAATGATGGAGTTATTGGTCGCGGTTATTTTTAGAGCGCCGGTACCAATTTTATTTGCACGGTCCTGGTGGTTGGCACAAAAGAGAAGGTGGCTCGTTGACTCAGGAGCCCTGGAGGAATGGAAGGATGGACTCAATGTCTCCATCCAGACCTTTCCTCCAAAGCCCTCGTGGCATTGGGAATGGTTTGGAGTGAGAATTTGGTTTAACTCGTTGCTTCCTGAAGAAGTTTGAGAAACTTTGCCCATTTTTTTATGCAAAGCACCATCCCAAGGTCTACCAGCAGTGGTGGGGATGCGTTTGGTGAAGCTCTCAATGGGCATGAGTTGAGGGGACACCGTGATGTTCTCCAGACTAAGCCCAGTTCTATGGCGAGCTGGGCTTGCTTAttgaatcataaaatcataattttggttggaaaagatccttAAGATCAAccagtccaaccgttaacccaacactggcactgaaccatgtccccaagaacgtCATCTCCTTATTGTGATGAACCCCAGCCCATGGAGAAAGGCACCTGGTCACACCAAGACAATTGTCTCACCACCGATTTGCTTTGCAAGGCGAAAAGCTCGGCACCTGCTCAGCTTCTTTGTTTGCGCTAATTCGTTGCTTTGTTTTCCGCCAGCTTGTTTAATTGTAATTAAAACCCAGCAGCCCAAGTCAAAGGAGTAGTTGGGTTTCAATCCCCCTGTTGCGCTGCCCTTGGCTTCCCCTGCCAGCGTCACCTGCCTTCAAAATTAACGCTTGAGCCGCTTCTCGGCTTATTTGTGACAGCGAGCCAGTTTGTCACCTGGGTGAGGGACAATGCAAAATTAATGCTTGATTTATACAATTCGCAGCCTTGCCTggagttttttctttccatattgaGGCTGAAATTCCTTAATTGCTGCTGTGGTCACATCATCATTAAGCTCTGGGGGCCTGGGGTGCTCCTGGGCGAGGGTGAAAATCTGGGTCACATCTTGATCCCCAAAGAGCTCTATAGGCATACAGAAGGAGCTATATAGCActggtatatatatatatttatatatatgtataaatatatatatatatagcactGGTATCCTGACTGAGTGATTAAGCTGCTGGTCCTGGCTCCAGGCTCAATTCCCAGCTCTCCGCCTGTACAACAAGAGACAACAGCGCTCTCCGACCTTGCGAGGCTTTTTGCAAGATAAATCTATTAAAGATTTAAAGATGCCAGCTCCCAGCTACTCAATAAACCCCTGTTGATAATAAGGAACCAAGCAGGTCTTagataatgtattttctttttgccttaaCCCATGAACGGCCAGGAAAACGAATGCAAAACCTGATCTATTTGTATTTCTTGCAGGGTAGGACCCTCCCTAATCCAGCTGTGGGTGGGATTTGCTTGGAAAGCAAGTATCCGAGGGGATAATTTAGCGATGTGAATGAGAGGAATGGGAGGAAATGAAGAGGTACCATTGACGGTGAGCGTCACCTCCCGCTCCCCGGCGCCGACACGCGGCACCACGGCTCGGCAGACATATTTCCCGGCATCCTCCTGGCGGACGGAC from Columba livia isolate bColLiv1 breed racing homer chromosome 24, bColLiv1.pat.W.v2, whole genome shotgun sequence encodes:
- the KIRREL3 gene encoding LOW QUALITY PROTEIN: kin of IRRE-like protein 3 (The sequence of the model RefSeq protein was modified relative to this genomic sequence to represent the inferred CDS: deleted 1 base in 1 codon) yields the protein MSAFQADLLLLLLGAFLLSHELGLPGRGCCLVLGFMYKEKYRRMTEGQASSFTQQPQDQVVIAGQPVTLLCAIPEYNGIVLWIKDGLALGVGRDLSSYPRYLVVGDHLSGEHHLKILRADLQDDAVYECQAIQAAIRSRPARLTVLVPPDDPIIMGGPIISLRAGDPLNLTCHADNAKPAASIAWMRKGEVVNGATYSKTVLRDGKRESIMSTLFLAPSDIENGESIICRATNKAVPGGKETSVTIDIQHPPLVNLSVEPQPVLEDNTVKFHCSAKANPAVTQYRWAKKGQVIKEASGDFYETIVDHTFFFEPVSCEVTNALGSTNISRTVDVYFGPRMATEPQSLLVDLGSDAVFNCAWTGNPSLTIVWMKRGSGVVLSNENKLTLKSVRQEDAGKYVCRAVVPRVGAGEREVTLTVNGPPIISSTQTQHALHGQKGQIKCFIRSTPPPDRIAWSWKENVLESGTSGRYTVETVSTDEGVISTLTISNIVRADFQTIYNCTAWNSFGSDTEIIRLKEQGTEMKSGAGIQAEAVPMAVIIGVAVGAGVAVLVLMATIVAFCCARSQRNLKGVVSAKNDIRVEIVHKEPVAGREPDEHPTIKQLMLERGEFPQDSVLKQLEVLKEEEKEFQNLKDPTNGYYSVNTFKEHHSTPSISLSGVPGGGDLRAGGVPKQRVPTGMSFTNIYSTLSGQSRLFDYGQRLVLGVGSSSIELCEREFQRGSMSDSSSFLDTQCDSSVSSGGGGKQDAYVPFDKASKASASSSHHSQSSSQNSDPSRPLQRRMQTHV